The Pseudopipra pipra isolate bDixPip1 chromosome 4, bDixPip1.hap1, whole genome shotgun sequence DNA segment GCAATAAGATTATGAGTCATAAACTTTTCCATTTGCATCACAGAAGTATACAGTACCTTTTAGCTATGCCGTGCTGTCATCTTTCAAGAGTCTGCTGCAGAAAATCAAATATAAATTATTGtggaagaacagaaaatttGCCTTAGGAGTTCAGTCTGACTCTGTTCCTGTAATAACAAATTTTCAGTTCATGTTAACTTTCATTTTACATAGTACCTATGTCTTCTTTGTCACTGGTGAACATTTGAGAACTCAGTGTGATTGGCAACCTGCTCACAAAGATAAACAGAATCTTCAGATGTACCAATTCCTTGTTCCTTAGGCTGAAGTTTTCTCTCAcatccagctgtgctgctctgcagttaACTATCCCCACAGTTTTGCTGACAGTTAATGTGAATGCTGCCTAATTTGGACCAGCCAAAAGTATCTCAGTGACTGGAACAATTAATGTAATTTCTGTGGACAGATGTTCTCCCTAGGCAGgccccagctgtgctggtggaATAGATACCTACCACTTGCTACTCATTTGCTACGTCCAGTTGAAGACCACTGCCCCTCTGATCTGTTGGCTGAGCTAGGCGTGTGAATGACTTGTTCTTTCAGTGAAATGCCTAGTTCCCAAAAACCTAGTATTTAAGCAACTCATCTCAATGCTAATATTGGTAATGCTTacttcagcagctctgcctaACAAAGCTGTGGAAGCTGTCAGTTTTGGAGGAGGGCCAACTAGCATTTCTCACTGGGTTAGATGTTTGTAGGGAGAACATCTGCTTACAGTCCAAATGCTCATTTGAGGCTGAAATGAGGCAGCAGATGCTGCAGAGACTGGCCTGTATGGGATACTACTCATGGATCATATTGCTTCCTGATAACTGGTCACAGCCCATGACTGACTGCTTGGACCTCAAAGAAGTTGGTATGACCTCCCATGGGTGAGCATCTCTTAGAGCTGTCCTTGTCCTCCATGGTTAAGCTCTACTGCTGTCAGTCATACGGGTGTTGTGGGAGGCAGCCACAGGACTCAAAAGGCTTGCTGTTACACTTCTAGAAATAAACTGATCTGCTATTCAACAAGAATTCTTcccttctgctgaaaaaaatagcTCATGTAATTTAGAGACTGCGCTATGGCACATATGGTATGGAAGGAACAAAATTAAAGTAGGACAATTTTTATTCTCCTACTTCCTAGCCTTCCTGCCATTGTCACTTTAGTGTCCTCTcaaaacagaatttctgaaTGTCATTCAACTACAGATTTGTAAGAGCAAAGTGGAGGGTACAAATTTCATCTCATCCAAGCATATTTTAACACTGACGAAGCACTGCATTTTGTCTAACTCAGGAacagtaaaaaattattttgactgATACTTAAACATCTTGGTCAGACACCTAGCATAGAAAATTTAGCCCAAACTGTTAAAGCTTAAGAAAATCACAGGAAAATGAGAACAATCTTTTAATAGAAAGGTACAGTTATGAGTCCACCTTCCACAGTGTTTCCATCCATTGTCTTGTTTTTAGAATCATAGCATATGACTAGCAGTTTTGTGAAATACCACATTTAGCCATTCTGAAGCCAATTAAAAATGTCAGACTTTTATGTATTTTAGGAATCATTCATTCCACTTTACCCAGTAACAGAAAACCACCCTCAAATGACACAGCATGAGATACTACTGTGTGTTCTCCTTCTGTTTGAGACTTCTTTCACCCCATAGTCTTTCAACTAATTACTTTTGAGCTGGTACTGCAAAACGTGGGAGGTGTTAGGGAATCTCTAATTACAGAGCAAATTCGACCCAGTAATGTGACCCTGAAAAGgcttcagagctgccagtgCAGTCAGGGTAGCTGAGAGTGGCTGTCCCCAGGGGGCATGGACAGAGAAAACCTGCCGATACCCACCATTGCCTGAGAGCATGACCAGTGTTTCAGAGACGAATGGGCTGTCTTGGTTGCTGCAACCACTGCTGAAACAAGGAATGCCTTCCAGCTGTGGTTCCATGTGTGCGCTCCAGCCACGTACTGGCTCTACCTGGGGGAGTGACCCAGTTGTTTGCTGACAGTCTACTTTCAGGTGTAATGGGGAGATGGGAACATTGCTGTCTCACACATGCTGATCACAATACACGAGGTACATGCCCCAAGCCCACTTCAGAGAGAATGACCCTATGAAAacccctcctccctctcctcctcctcttctgcatGTTCAGCATGTTCAGCTCTGACACCCACTCTGCTGCTCACATGTGTCACTTGGAGAAAACCCACACGTCAAAAAATGTTGCAGTAACCATTTGTTTGGCAGCAGTTAAAAATTAGAGCAGAGCTCAGTTTTATTTCAGGCTGTGAAGGAACAGGAAGGGGCCCACGCCCTCGGGCAGCAGAGGTGAGtgtgacaggaggaaaagaactGTCACAGGGAGCGTGGGGACATACTTTGGGGCTGgccaaaggaagggaaaagcaagAAGACAGAATATGAGCCCTCACAGCATATGAGGAGGCGTACCAACAGATTTCATTGCAAGCTAGTGAGTTGAAAATGTGCTGCAcaagagagaatgaaaaaacaAGCAGCTTTGTGTTTTGTATGAACCTTTGTATTAATAACATCCTTTCTAACTTATGTTTCGTTTTTAGTGATACACTGGTGCACACAACGAGGAACAGGATCATGGGCCAGGTCTGCATGGAAAAGAACCTCAGGTTTCAGGGAACGGGGCACCTTGCAAAAGGCATAAAAAATCTTCACAGAGACTGCCTGAACATCTCAGCTTGcatgtttttatttacttaaatTCTACAATTAGTATGGCAGATATCAACCCACTGCTGTTGCAATTTCCCATAAATCCTGTAGCTGAAAGAAAGTGATTTACAACACAAATGATAATTAAAACAAGATGCAAGTAATTAAAGCCGCTAGAACACTCATCTCAATGAACAACTGTTACATGCAACACCAGATGTGCCCAGGCCCTTCACTTTCACGGTCAGCAAGGGTTTTATTTCTCCATGTCCTGCGGTTCCCTGTGACAGGCCAGCTGTACAACACACGTCGTTTCAGAGACCACCGTTACCGCGTTCTTTTTGTCCCCTCGGTTTTATTCTATGGCGCCATCCggctggtaaaaaaaaaaaaaaaaagaaaataagaaggtAAAACACGGGCACCTTAGGAGTGGCCTTAAAACGATGTGTGTTCTGCAACTGCCCTGTGACGGCCGCCCGCCTCCCTGCCCGCCTCCCCGGCTCGGCGCCCCGGGACAGCCGGGAGCGAGGGGCGGGCGGCAGGCGGCGCTGCGCACGCGGCCTACCCACGGCCTCTCCCGCCCGGCGGCGCCGAAATCAAACCGCGCCATGGTAAGCGGGGCCgcccgccctcctcctcctcctcccgcgcCCCTCGGCCGCCGCAGCCGCGCCCGGGCCGGGCGGTCGCTGAGGCTGCGGCGGCTGCTGAGGGAGCCGCAGCCGTGGGGGCTGCCACtcggggccgcggcggggggCGTGTGACGGGCGCCCGCGCCCCGCTGTCCCTCCGCCCCGGCGGCCgctgaggggagcagggcaCCGGCTCCGGGCAGGCACCGCGGCTCCCGATAAGCTTCCACGGCGCCGGGTCGGGGGGCGCAGCGTCAGCACGGCGTGGGCTGTGCCTTTGGCCTGTTGAAGGGCGATGGAGAGTCAGGCGGCACCTGGAGGAGTAGCCATAGCCCCGTGACAGAGGCTCGGGGTGGGCGCGGCGCCCGCTGATCCCCCTGGGACCCGGGGGCCCAGATGTGAGCAGGCTGAGCCTCTGGCTGCGGCTGTGGGGAGGTGGGAGCGGGCAGAGCGTGTACCGCAGGTGTGCTCGAGTGGCGCTCACAGCACCGCACACCCGCCTGTGCCGGCGGTAGCGTGAGCGACGGCAAAGGGGATGCGCCTGGTGCGGTCTGTATTTGTGGTGGGGAGCACCTGCCAGCGGCGTAGGAGGGAGAAATCGAGGTGAAAGTTAATAACATTTATTTGGAGCGCGCTTTGATTGGTTGCTTCGCTCTGTTTGTTGGAGCGCGGGTGTGAAACTTGGCGCCCGAGCACGTGCTTTCAGAAAGGCCGCTTGGATTCCACGTCCTGCACGTACAGGTTTTATTCCTCTGGCTGCTGACGGTGTCAGGGCTGtttgggaaggcagggagatgGAAGTTAATCAGTCTGCTTTCCGTTCGTGCTCCTACTCGCATGTATGTGGCGGCTCCAGGCTTTAATCCTGCAATGTAGTGACATCGTAGGAGACAGCTGTGACATCAGTGCTGGCATCGGGCATCACTGGCTAAAGCAGAAGGGAggagacttaaaaaaaaaaagtaatggtGCTTTTGTTAAATATAGTATTGAATTGCttctcttcctgtctctgttATTGTAGCTTCATAAgctaccttttattttttaaaattaagtcaGTCTGGCCGGTTTGCTCTTGGTGCACGTTTTAAATGTTGTGCTGCCCTATCATGTGATTTATTTAAGAAGGAAGCAGCTGTTAAAAGTAGAAATGGTATTGACTCCCTTCTGTTGACACTTGGAAACATAACCATGTCTTTCTCAAAGCATCATGTTATTAGAATGCCCACTTCCATTGACTCAAGGGCgataatatatatatgtcttttggctttttttaaacGAGACCTTTTTTTGCCAGCAACCTCTGGTGttctttctgttcctctttCAATTTCTTGTAGCCACACACAGCTTGTGAAGTAGGGAGTGGGGCAAGGGGAAACTTTTCGGATTCACATTATGGCAGTTGCTTTCAAGTTGTTGTGGACTATGCTAAATGCTATTAATAAAACTCCAATtctctgtgaaatattttatatcctAATTTTACAAGGGGCATGTCAAAATACCATTTCTGAAAGTCATCAGAGGAGACTATTTCTCAGTTTGGTATTGGTGGTAGCAGTTTGTGAGTAGCCATTTCTGCCTTTTGCTTCAAGTTCAACCTATGTTATTTACTGCTTGGTCACACAACTGCAGAGATAAGAAATAAACGaagcaaagcttttaaaatatgacCTTGAAATTATAAAGTTTGGTAGGACATTTGAAGAAATATATACCTCAAAATGCTCTTTATCTCCTCAAAAAAACCTTAATGGCCTGCATCTCACAGTACTGTGTGTATATTAAAAGCTAGaaaacaattattaaaaaaacttcaaaagataGTCCATCTTTTCTAAGGACTGTTAAACATTTGCGTGCGTTTGGTATAAATACACACTTTGGGGTTGGTATTTGTCAAGAAACCTTGAATCTGGAGCTGGATTGGATTGTGTGAAAGGTCAGTTCCAAACTTAGAAGTAGGTTTCTCCATTTAGTAGATTGCAGGTGGATGAGCTTGGTGTAGTGACCAAGAAGAAGTAGTTTGCAAAGAAAGCCTGGGGTTAGTGGTAAGGTATTTTAAAGGATGGAGACTAAACTTAGAGGTAAATAGATTTGAATTCTGAGCAGCTGTTAATTATTCAAatagctgaatttttttcttttcgtTGTTCTAGTCCAAGAAAAAAGGTCTGAGCTTTGAGGAGAAAAGAGCTCGCATGATGGAGATCTTTTTTGAAACAGTAAGTAACATGTAATTATCCTGCATTTCCTGGTGGGAAAACATGTCCTGAAAGGAGCTTAGCTGCAGATGAACTCTGTATCCCAGTATGCATTTCACTGATGCCCTGTGTCATCAATTAATAAATTACAGGCACAAAGTTTCCTTCATTTAGCTTTTAATCAGGTGGATCATCTCCTGGTGGAGCCAAGGCAGGAACATGCACAGATGTGTTAAAATCTTTATGTGCTACCTATGCACATTGTCTCTTTTTGAGTCTGTTACCATAAGAGGGACAGTAGGAGATTAGGAGGTAGCTCACTGCATTTtaggggagaaggaaaaaaaaaatctgagtgtTAGAAAAGTTGAGATCAGACCTAGAAGAGGTCCTTGGGGGGAAGAGACCTGGAGATACAAAAGCAGAGCTTCAGTTGTATTGGTGGCATATGTTATCCACCGTGTTTCACCTATTAAAAAAAGTACTGTGACCCGAGTACTTGAGCAATGTGGTGCATCTGGTGCTGGCAATCTGACctgggctctgtgtgccctAAGGGCTTTATGGTCTAACTAGGCAAAATATGGTGACTTTACAGTACCAAAGGAAAGAACAGGGCTTGTTACAATAAtagtatttttcttattatttaatTCTCAAGAACATTCCAGTTCTGTTGAGGAATATGCAGCCCATTTCCctagcaaaaccaaaacatacaGTGTATTTTCTACTTGCTGTTGTTGGCATTGATTTAGTATAAGAAACACTCAGGCTTAGATGATGCTGTCATTTGGAACTAAATTGTCTTTCATGTTTTGCACAGAAAGATGTGTTCCAGTTGAAGGATATAGAGAAGATTGctccaaaagaaaaagggatTAGTAAGTGTTTATAAAAGTTATTTCTCTTGAACCATTAATCATTTTTGGGGCAGGTCAAGTAGCGTAAATTTTCCTGGCTACAATTTTAGGCTTGTGGTTgtaataatggaaaaaatatctaGAATGGGAGACTGGTCAATGGCAGGGCTGTAGTGTTAAAAGTGACATGGAATGGGGGCTTTCCTAGGCTCTAAGTTGCCTGACTTGCAGTGACTTTCAGTGTATGAAATCATTATATGCACTCAGGTTTTAAAGATCTGTCTGTAAcgtcataaatattttaaaatgctattCCAAACATACACCAACAGTGTTCTGTTGAGCTGTTCCCCTCCAAAAATGGCTGGACAGCTGTAGATGGAAggagtttttcttttcaatgaaAGCCTTCCTGATGAGATCCATTGGTTTAGGATTAGGTCCAAGAGGATTTATCTTATGCTGTTGAATTGTTTTATATGTTCCTCATTCTTCTTCCTTCTGTGTTCATTGACAAAAGGGGGGCAAAGCAGAATGTTCATGTAGTTACCACTGTCCTTGACTGACATATCTTGGTGGCATTGCAAGAGTAAATGAACTTGCTGAAAGAACTGCAGACGTAAATATCACAAAGCTGAGTTTTTCAATTGTGTCAGCAGCTAACAGGCACTCACAGGCTTCTGAAGAGACGTGGTGCTGTCTTGATTGGTTTGCAAATGGTATATTCAGTTGTAATTTGTGGTAAATACAAGCAGtagaatttaatatttaaaaatcaactGTAGAGTTTCTAAAACCGTTAAAATCTTTGAATAATCCAAATTCATCCAGCCTCTGCATATGAAGGCCTTTAGCCACACAACACAAGCCCCAGTtactctgaaaagaaaaatgactaGCCTGTGGAAAGGCCCCGTCCTGGCATCCAACCTATGGCTTCCAAAACGTAGATTTTGATCTGGGATCCCTTTTAGACTAGAAATTGAACATCAAATACCAAAACCCATAAATGAGCTCAAAAGTCTTTATATCTTCAACACTTCAGGATAATATAATGATTTTGCTTTGTTAACAggcataattttttaaaatggtgaCTTACACCACAGATTTGCTAAAAAATGATCAATTATGTTCAGAAACGCTTTGGGTCCTTGTAACTGCAGGTGAGGTTCTGTACTGGAACAAAATCAAGAGTAGAATCTGTCCCTCCTGAGTCTGTAGACACATGGCTTTAGTACCTCTGCTGCTATTAAATGCTTTGATAAGCATTACAAAGTGAAATGTAATTACACTCCTAATCAAGAAATTGTAAATTAATCCATATTAAAATTAAGATTGCAGGACAACTTCTGAAGTACCTCTCATGGGTTTGTTATGGTATTGTACTCTGCTATGCGTGTATGTTGTATGATACTCATGAGTGGTGTTTTGCAAATAACTGTTAGCAGATGTGCAGAATAGCAGTCTTTAGGAACAAACTGCTGATTTCAAAGAGATTGATGCTTTCAAAGGAAGCTTCTGGCATGGTGGGTGTTCTCTTGAAATCTTCTAGCTAGCTGACTAATATTAGAGTAAAATATTCATACAGGTGATTATAGATGGTGGGTTGTGTATTCATAATTCTCCATAGTTTAGGTGCTATGCAGTTCTGATttgatatttttgcttttgttagCCTCGATGTCAGTGAAGGAGATTTTGCAAAGCCTAGTTGACGATGGCATGGTGGACACTGATAGAATTGGAACTTCCAATTATTTCTGGGCTTTTCCAAGTAAAGCTCTTCATGCCAGGAAGCGTAAATTGGAGGAGTTGGAGTCTCAGgtaaatttattttatgaaaaatacttCTTTATCGGAATGGGTTTGCTTTTCTTATACCCCCTGATCATTCTTGTTTATATCTGTTGTGTACAAATGCACATGCCCACACACAGAGATTTTTACTATAGGAATTATCTGTCACACACGGTAGGATGTTCTCATTATCTTACTGTCACATCAGAAAAATGCTGGAAGTTCTTGTTGGAGCTTGAGAACACTTTTTATCTACTTGGTGCTGGAAGTATGTTATTCATGATGCAAAGTGTCATTTAAGGACTCAAAATATTTAGGTAATGTATGGTTTTGTGTCTCTTACATAATGTAGGCCATCCTGTGGTAATAATGTAAAAGTCATGAGTGCTGAAATGCATAACCTGAGTAAATGTGGCAGTGGTTTCTCATTATGGCTATTgtgctttcctctctgctttatCTATGGCTTAATTTGTGAGCACTTCTGTAATCCCATACTGTACTTTTAGTAGGAGAGAAGAGCAAATTGGTCATGAATCACGGAATCAAagaatggctgaggttggaagggacctctggagaccaATTAGTCCAATTCCCTGCTTAGAGCAGGttcacctggagcaggttgcACATGATCACATCCAGGTTATaagagaaggagactccacagcgtctctgggcagcctgttccagtgctctggaaGTCACCGTCGAAGGAAAGCAGTTTTTCCTCTTAGTGACATGGAACTTCCTATTTGTGCCTGTTGACTCTTGTCTtctcactgggcaccactgaaaagagtctggctccaTCCTGTAGACACCCGCCCTCAcagtcatctcttctccagatgcacaggcccagctcccttagcctttccttgtaagaatagtgctccagtcccctcatCATCTCCATAGCCTTCTGTTGATCCTATCCAGTAATTGCTTGTCTTTCCTGAATTGGCCAGAGCACTCCTgatgcagcctcaccagggTGGAGTAGAGGGGAAGGATAGGCTCTTctgcagaagagcaaggcagTCTTTTGTTGCAGCATTGCTGTTCTGTTGGTCTGGTTCTTAACTACTTCTTAGGAACTGTCTTTCTTGCTTCTTCTAATGGGAGTGGGAAAGcatctgtttttcagtttatttgcaACGGGAGTATACGATAACAAGATCAACAAAATAGATTTATGAGACCATGTGTgattgcaccacaacactgcCAAGTTTTCCCATGCTTATTTAGCATTATagtctttcatcaaaaaatcatTTGAATTAATGCAAAATTATTGGTAGCATCTGAACATTTTTACagactttattttcttcaggcagagctctggtATCATCATCGCCTTCTTATGTACAGTGTTGTCAACTTCAGCTACTTCATTATATTTATACAATTATAtcaagataatttaaaaaaaaaaaagtttttttccccagcttgaATTGAAAAAGGAGTTTAACTGGATATAGTTGCACTGTTTTCAAGGATGGATTTAATCTGGCACTACTGagcttaaattaatttttatgaacTGGTAGTAACAATGCACTGATTCTTACTCCAGTGAAGTTTCATCTGTCTGAAACAAGAGATTAGTTTAACTCTGCACTGACTTGGAACTGAATTTCCTAGCAAACTTACTCAACTTACTAGTATATTCATGAAAGTTTTAGATCAGGCTGTTTACTCTGCCAGAACATAAATGCCACCTGAGCAATTGAACAAATACATGCCAGAATTCTGTCTCTGTTCACCAAACGGTCTGGTGCCGCTGTCTTGTTCAGTGCAAATGATTTGCTCTTGTGAATTTTCTGTTGTTGCTCATACTCCATATTATACTCAAGTAGCTGAATGAAGGAGTTGGTTGGTTCTCTTTGCCCTTGGGCCTAGTCCCATCATGAATTTCAAAGATAATTGGTCAAGCAGGTCTCTAGCATACCCTGATGAATGTCTTGCAGAATCCAGCTAATGTGTTCCACCATAAATATCCTGGTGTTATCTACAAAAATATGCTGTACTGCTTTAAATGTACTTTTACATTATTAAACACAAAACCGTCTATTATTGTGGAATTATAATAAGCATGTAGTTACTGTATTGTAACATCATTTTATGATTATTTCTGTGTAGGAAGTAAACCATGCTGATATGAACAGTTTTGCAACataaaactattaaaaagaaatagttttttGCTAGACCCTCATTTGCAAACCAAGTCCTGCTCCTTGCATGTGGGTTTATTGGTATAAGAGCTCTCTTTAGCCTATGTTATGAGTCTTGTAAAGTACTTCTATTCATTACCTCACTTTTCTGATGAGACTTGAAATGTTTCAGCATTTCAGGGAAAAGCATTTTTACTAGCTGAACATAACTTCCCTGTTGACACAGTGGAAAGGTGGCATTTTCAATGAATAGCTCTCTGAACATTTTTACAAGATGATAACAGATTCTGTCTGTGAGTTCAAATTAGCTGTTTTGGTGTTTGTAGTCTTCTTGATGTGAACACATACAGATTTTCTTAAGGGTTTCTAAACCCAGTCACCGAGTATCACAAAACTTCCTGTCAGAACAtgtaaagcagaagaaaaaagtcagCTATTTTACCATTTCTGTTGCGTGTTGCCTTTGATCATTCCTGTATACAGCTTTTGGCATGCTGAGAAATATGCTTTGTTTCTGTGTCTTGTACAGATTGATTGGTAACTTGTGAGTTGGTCTCCTTCTTTAGCAGTTAAAAGCCAGAATCAAGCTGCCTTACTTAAAGCATGTTTAAAAATCCAGCAGTTTAGTTCATATTGCAGTTAAGGCTTTTTACCAGGAGACAATATCTTTGTTTGCTGAGGGTAAATAGTGAAGGGAGTGATCCCTAATGCTGAACTAagacatttgaaaataatttggagGAACATAACAATCTTCTCCGTGATGCAAATCCTTCTATTAATTCATATCACTGAGGCTTAGGTTTGACAGGTTGGGCCtgctacaggactttttgccTGCATACGTTGGTACTTCAGTATGTTCTAGACAAGTTGCTCATAGCATTCTGTATCTTACAGAACTTGTGATTGTGGGGAGGCTGGTTTGGGAACTGTTCTTGAAAGAGttcttttgtttcagattttttagTGATTAATAAGCCACACCCCAATTTACTCAGTAGCAAAGAAGTCTGACTCAGTATTCATGATGAAGAGCAAGCCAGTTTTGCCCAGATGTTTGAAGTTGCACTTCACAGGCCTTCTGGTATAccctagattttttttctataaggATATATGACATCATTAGTGTGATCCCTTTGTGCAGCGCTAtgacaattaaaaataatgctaaAGTTTCTTGACAGCTCACCTCCCTGACCCCATCTT contains these protein-coding regions:
- the MND1 gene encoding meiotic nuclear division protein 1 homolog isoform X4, with product MSKKKGLSFEEKRARMMEIFFETKDVFQLKDIEKIAPKEKGITSMSVKEILQSLVDDGMVDTDRIGTSNYFWAFPSKALHARKRKLEELESQFAESSQKKEALQKSIQKSKIGREDTAERAALMEELAALRQKKEQLKAEIDKYRECDPDVVEEMRLPSHLFAGRARCWGRAFGEKLMAAAT
- the MND1 gene encoding meiotic nuclear division protein 1 homolog isoform X5, whose product is MSKKKGLSFEEKRARMMEIFFETKDVFQLKDIEKIAPKEKGITSMSVKEILQSLVDDGMVDTDRIGTSNYFWAFPSKALHARKRKLEELESQAERAALMEELAALRQKKEQLKAEIDKYRECDPDVVEEMRQTNKVAKEAANRWTDNIFSIKSWAKRKFGFEESRIDKGFGIPEDLDYID